DNA sequence from the Pseudodesulfovibrio sp. S3 genome:
GGTCTTTACCGGTTGTGCAAAGAAAACAACTTCAACTGCCCCGTCTGATGCCAAGGTTGAAGTGAACGATGATACCCAGTGGACCCCGCCCCAGCAGGATACGGCTGTTGACGAGGATGCCCTGGCTGCTGAAGCTGAGGCTCGTGCCAAGGCCGAAGCGGTGGAAGAATTGACCAGCGTTACACTTCATTTTGCTTTTAATTCGTATGAACTGAATGAAGAGTCTCGTTCCATTTTGGCTCTCAAGGCCAATATCCTGCGCAAATTTACGGACGTCAATGTGGTCATCGAAGGTCATTGTGACGAACGAGGAACCGAAGAGTACAACCTTGCTTTGGGTGAACGTCGTGCACGTGCATCTTACGAGCATCTGGTCATTCTCGGCGTTGATCCCGAGCGGATGAAGATCGTCAGTTTTGGCGAGGAATACCCGGTCGATCCTGCGCACAACGAAAGCGCCTGGGCCAAGAATCGCCGTGCTGAATTTGTTGTGAAATAACTGAAATTGTATGTAAATTGAAAAACGCCGTCCCTGTCGGGGCGGCGTTTTTTTTACATGGAGAACACTGTGTGGAAAAGGTGGATTCCGCCGAGGGCATACAGTCCGGCCACGCCGTCATCGAGCATGACGCCGAGTCCTCCCGGAAATGCCGTTTCAGCCCATTTTACGGGCCAGGGCTTGACGATGTCGAAGAAGCGGAAGAGTCCAAATGCGATTCCCAGGTACCAGATGGGCATGGCCGAAAAGAAAAGCAGGGCGAGCCATTGTCCGAAGAGTTCGTCAATGATGACACATCCGGGATCCTTTTCACCCAAGACATGTTCGGCTCGGGAACAGACCCATACTCCTATGGCGAGAATGGCTGCCAATACTGCCGCGCGTCCCCACAGCGTGAAGGGCAGAAACAACCATGGGGAGGCAACAATGGCGGCCAGGGAACCCCAGGTTCCTGGAGCTTTGGGGAAATGGCCGATGGGGCCGAGGGTTGCCAGGCCGGTGGCGAATTTGTCGAGCGGTGTATTTGAAAGCATTGGTCCAATCCGGTTTGCGATACTTTTTCTCCATGAATAATGGTATCCGGTGATACAGGCAATCCCAATCATCCGTTGCAGGGCTTTTTGTTGTCATGTTGGACATCACAGCCTTAAGGCCTTGCGGTTCTGACGTGGTTGTTCGATTGCCTGGCTGTTTACGCATGGATAAAGGGGGAGCCGTTTCAAGAAACGATTCCCCCTCCGTTTGGATACAGTTTCGGGCGTTATGAGGCTAGGCTGTGTTAGTCAGTAACGATCATAACGCTGGTGGCCTTGACCATTGCCTTGACATCGGAGCCTTCCTTAAGTCCCAGTCTTTCTACAGAATCCTTGGTGATTACCGAAACGATCTCCACGCCGGGCGCAGCTTCAACAACAACTTCGGCGTTGACCATGCCAACATTGATTTTTTTAATTTTTCCGGGGATCAGATTGCGAGCGCTTACGTTCATCGTGTTTCTCCTAATAGGGTTGGAATGTAAATCATGATGTACATATTAACATCTGTTCATGCGTCATGAAAGACTTGCTGTAATAAAATGAAATATTTATATTATCACTCGTTTGGTGGCGGGATAAGTGGAAGCATCTATGGTAATCCCGGGCATTGTCTTGTTGTCAGTTCCGGCATGGTTCAGGGGTTCAGCCTAACTCGCTGTGATTGCATCTCGAATTCAGACGGTGCATTTGTCAGGGGAGGCCTGCTCATGTCCGTGCGCTCTTTTTTAGTGAAGGCTCCCCTCACAGGGAATCAGCGATGTTGCCAGGTATAGAGCTAACGGCTTGTTACGTGGTTGCGTATAGTAGGCAGGCGTTTGAAGCTGTAATTTGTAATAATGGAGCGGGGAGAAAACCGATGCTATCTCCCGGTCATCATTTACAGTCTTTTCAATCTGTCAGTGATACTTGACTAAGGATATGGTCGCAGATATTTCCGTCGCTTGTGACCAAGTTTGTTCGGAAGGTCGGTTTTTTTACAAGAAGTCACGGAATCAATGGAAGGTAAAAACATGAGACAGGCGACGGTACAGGATCTTCCCGAGATCGTATCCATCTACAATTCGACGGTAGCGACCCGCTTGGCGACTGCTGACACAAAAGAAGTCAGTGTCGATTCGAAATTGGAATGGTTTCAAAGGCATACTCCGGATAAACGACCAATATTAGTTCATGAAACCGGAGATCGGATTGCAGCTTGGGTGAGTTTTGAATCGTTTTACGGGCGCCCTGCATACGACCATACTGCGGAAATCAGTATTTATATCGATTCGGAGTACAGGGGGCAGGGGCTTGGGAAAAAGTTGGTGCAGGAAGCGATGGACATGACCCAGGGGTTGAACATCAAAACGCTTCTTGGCTATATTTTTTCGCATAATGAACCCAGCATCAGGCTTTTCAAGTCGTTCGGGTTTGAAGAATGGGGAAGATTGAACGACATCGCGGAAATGGACGGCAAGGAATACAGCCTGTCGATTCTCGGAAAACGGATCAATTCTTAGCGTGGTTGCCCGCCATGACACTCTGTGTCGGTGCGATGGATCAGAAAATAAATCATTCTTTGACGGTTTGTACGGAGAGAACGGTCGTATCGAAGATGGAGATTCGGCGGTCGGTTTGTTCTCCCTAGAGGCTCTCCCGCACTCCTGACATCATTTCCTTGGTCGGAAGAGAAGAGGCACGCCCAGCAGAAAAAACGTTCCGATGGCATACAGGCAACGCCATAGGGAGTTGCCTTTGGCGGTGTGGCTCTCATCGGGATCTTTCGGGTGTTCGCCTGCAGGCTGCCGCTTCGGAACAGAGGTAGTTGCAAGAATTGCCCTGGCCCGATCGGCGTCACGGTCGGCCACTCTCAGTTTTACCCCTCCCACAGCATTGGCGTACATCCAGTTTGCGCTCACCATGCCAGCATCGATGATGTATGATTCAATGCCGTTCTTCTCCAGCGCATGCTGGGCGAGATGCGCTTCCCATGCGTAAAAGCTTGCGAAGACTGTTGTCAGGTTAAGCTGATTGCTCATGCGATGACACCACTCCCCATTTCAGCAGGCATTCAAGCACCCGGGCCAGGGGCAACATTGGTGTAGGAGCCGCGTACGCCGCAGACATAGTGAGCCCCGTCCCTGTAGTATGAACGGTCACGTTTATAATGGCGCATTTTGATATCCATGGTCAACATACTCCGCTTGCCCTGTCCTTCCGTATTCTGAGGATGGTCTGTGTCATCTGCTCAAGGATGGCTTCCGGATCGTTGACGTATTTCTTGTTTGCGGCTTCCAGTGATTCTTTTCTGATTGCTCCATGTGTAGCCATTTCGGCCCCGCACATGGCGACTGCCTTCATTTGATTGAGCAGAAGATCAGGGTCGGTCACGAGAAGATGCGATGCTGGAAAATGCAGTTCTCCAGCAAGTTGCCATCCCATGTTGTCAATAATTCGATGAAAAATTCTACTGATTGTAATAAATGATTCTTCTTCAGGATTGCCGGAAGTAAAAATCAGTACGACTTTTTGTTCTTTTTTATTTCTTTTCACATGGTATGTTCTGCCAATTCTAAACTCAAAATGTGCCCCTAACGTCACTCTTAACCGCTCAATCAGTTTCTTCAGGTTGCTTGACATGGAGTCAAAATAAACAGGGCTCGCAAAAACAAGAAAATCAGTTTGTTCCATCTTTGCGATAACAGACGTCATGTCATCAGTATAGTTACACACTCCTGGAGTCTCGAACATACATTTCCCGCAGCCTGAACAGGTGGCGATTTTTTGTTTGGACGGATACAGCACTTCACATTGCGCATTTGCAGACATAGCGCCTTGTAAAAAACTGCTCAGTACAATGTCGGTGAATCCCTCTTCAGATCGATGACTTCCATTAAACGAAAGGATCTTGAAAGAATTATCCATGATGATCACGCCTCCTTTGTCGATTCAATATCGCTGTAGATGGTTGGCTGCATTTTCAGCCATTGTCTGTAGATCTCTTATCACCGAGTCCTGCCTTTCCTGCGGCATTTCGTGGCATATTATTTCACTCCACAGCGTGATGATATTCCAGAATTCTTTTTCAATTGCCCGTGCCGAAGGCTGCAAAAAAACACGTTTAATCCTTCCATCGTTTTTGTCCGGCATCCTTCGTACATAACCCACATCTTCAAGCTTTTTCAACGCCCTGGCGGTGTTGGCCTTGTCCACAAAAACCCTTTTCGTCAGCTCTTCTTGGCTCAAACCATCTTCATCAAAGAGTTCAGCCAGAAAAATGTATTGCCCTGTACCGATCTTTACGGAAGGCAACTCCTGTCCTAAATAAAGACTGGACATTCTGTGGAGTAGAGCAATGAAGCGACCCGTGGTTTGTCGTCCTTGTAAATGCATGTCCAGCGTTCCTTTTTTTAAGTTGACTTCGCAACCAATGTGCCGAGATATTGTTGCGATGTCAACCAAAAATCCAAGGGAAGGGTGAGATGACGTCAAGTTTCGGAGCAAGCGCGCAAGGAAGAGGCGGCAGGTGCCTACAGAGAAGTACCAGCATCCGGCATCGAAGGCTGTTCGAACATGTTTATCGTAACTGTCTGTGGTAATGAACTCTGGCAGTCCCTTGGTGGGGACTTCATCTGATTTTTCAGCCCTGCCTTGGAACGACAACTCCCCAAGAGACTAAAACTTCTAGAACACGGGCCACAGGCAGTCCGACCACGTTGGTGTAAGAACCCCGGATGCCGGTCACCAGGAAGGTGCCGATGCCCTGGATGGCATAGGCTCCGGCCTTGTCCATGGGTTCTCCTGTTTCGATGTATCCCATGAGTTCCGCTTCAGTGGAGAGGCGCATGTCCACATCCGTGCTCACGGCTTCTGACACCGTGGAGCCGTCGGGCAGGATCAGGCAGAATCCCGTCACCACCTGATGCGTCTCGCCGGATAGGGCGGTCAGCATCTCCAGAGCGTCGAGCTTGCTCTCCGGCTTGCCCATGATGCGATGCTTGTGAACCACGATGGTGTCCGCGCCGATCACGGTCTTTTCCTTGAAACGTTGAGCCACATCCCGTGTTTTTATTTCTGCCATGCGCAGGGCGTAGTCCAGCGGGGATTCGTCCTGTTCGGGCATGGGCTCGTCCAGGATGCTCGGGTGCACTTCGAAGGCGAGTCCGAGATCGGAGAGCAGTTCCCGGCGTCTGGGAGAACCGGATGCCAGGATAATGGGACTGAGAGACTGGAAAGGGCCATGTTTTTTCATGCAGTAAATCTCTCTCATATTCATCGGGGAGTCAACGGCGGCCCACTGACGTTTTTTTGTCGTTCTGAAGTCCGTATGGTTTACAGCTTGATTTGATTTGTAACTTTTTATTGTATTTCAAGCGATTATGTTTCTGGCAGGTTTATTGCTACATATCGTGCGCGCGGAAGCGCAGGAGAGACCATGCAGAAAATAGAAAAAAGATTCACCCAGGATTTCACTTCCTTTCATCAAATGGAAGGCTCGTCATCGTCGCATGGCATGAACGACTGGGCCGTGCCTTGGTCCGATCTGATGATGGTCATGTTCGTGTTGTTTGTGGTGCTTTTCATTTATGCCAGCAGCCAGCAGGACGTGAAAGTCCTCTTCAGCCATCAGTCTGCGGAAAAGGCCCAGTCTGTAAGTTCTCTTGATCCACTTATAGGGCTGATTGGACAGATCGCCAGTCGGGCCGAACCTGGTGGTTCCAAGGATGTGGTTCGCATGGCCGAGAAGGAGGTCCTGTATCGTTCCCGTGCCAACGGCATCACCGTGGTCCGGGAGTCTCCGGGTCAGGTTCGCATCACCTTGAGAGGGGATTTGTTTTTTGATGAGCAGTCAGGCGAACTCAAGCCGGATTCCGCCCAGTATCTGGATGAGATCGCAGAAGTTGTTCGGCTGAGCCTCGGCCTTGTGCACGTTATCGGGTTTGCCGATCAAAGCGAATCCGAGGGGGCGCAGAGTTTTATCTTGTCATCCGAACGTGCGGCCAATGTGGCGGAACAACTCATTACCCGATTCAATATTGCCCCGAAGCGACTGGTAATCACCGGACGGGGAGCCTATCAGCCGGAATTGCCCGATACTTCAGAAGCCAACCAAGCCCTGAACAGGCGGGTTGAAATAGTCATTGCCAACAACAGCTGATCGATTGGAGGAAGTCTCATGAACAGAAAGAATTATATTGGTGTGGCCGTCAGTCTCATCATATTCATGTGCAGTTTTTTGCTGACCGGAGCTGCCGGTGCATACTTTAACCTAGCCGCTTTTCTGGTGGTTGTGTCCGGCCTGACCGCGGCCATGCTTATCAGTTATCCGGTCAAGCATGTGAAAAACGCCTTCAGGGTTGCCAGGAACGCCTATTCCAACGGCCAGTCAACGGCCGAGGAAATTGTCAACACGCTCCTTGATCTCTCGGTGAAGTCCAAGGTGGACGGGGTGCTTTCTTTGGAGAGGTCAGCCAACAAGGCCACGAGTTCCTTCATGAAAAACGGACTCATTCTGTTGGTGGACAATTACAAGGAAGAGGAAATCCGCGAGTGCCTGAATGCGGAAATGGCTTTCTTCAACCTGCGTCGCCAGCAGAGCGAGCGTTTTTTCCTGACTTTGGCCCGCACGGCGCCTGCCTTTGGTGTTGCCGGTTCCGTCATCGGTCTGATCGGCCTGCTCATGGGGATCAATGATACTGCCGTCATCCTCAAGAATATTCCGGTGGCCTTCATCTCCACGCTCTATGGTCTGGTGCTTTCACATCTCATTTTTTCTCCCATTGCCGAGAACATCAATTTCTCCACCAGGGCCGAATTGTTGAATCAGAAATTGGTCATGGAGGGCATTGTCGCCATCAGCAAGGAACAGAATTCCTATAAGCTGGAGCGTAAATTGGCCTCTTTCCTGACCCCCTCCGAGCGTGAGGGCAAGACCGAAACCCTGCGTAGAATCACGCGCAAGTATGTGCAGAAGAAGACGCAACCCGTGGAATTGGCCGACATGGCCCAGGGGGGCGTTATGGAAAAGGCCACTGAAGCGGCTTAGCCCGGACCAATCGATACAGCTGAAAAAGGAGCCATATGGCTCCTTTTTTTTTTATGGGTTTGTGATAGTCTCCGCCATCAGGGAGGCGCGATCCATATGGCAAAGATTTTGGCTGCTGATATCGGCGGCACCAACAGCCGATTTGCTCTGTTCGAGTCACATGATGCAGGGTTGGCGATGGTGGATTCCATCTGGCTTGAGACTCACGGGGCGGCCACATTTCCGCAATTGCTTGAGCAGTTGTGGGAGAGCGATTTCAGTGCGCATCCCGGAGGGTTCGACGCGGCCGTATTGGCTCCTGCCGGTGCCGTTATAGGAGGGAAGGTCTGCCCATACCTGCCCAACGCTCCTTGGGGTATCGATATCCGGGAGGTAAATTTCGGTACGAAAGCCGTCTGCCTTATCAATGATTTTTCAGCCCAGGCCTTTGCCTGCCGCACTTCCGCCGTGGAAAACGCTTTGGTGATCCAGGAAGGGGAGGGTGTGGACGGTGAGACCATCGGCGTGATCGGTGCCGGAACCGGACTGGGGTACTCCGCGTTGCTCAAGGTCGGGGACAACTGGACGGCTCTGCCTTCCGAGGGAGGCCACATGGCGTTTCCTTTCATCGGCAGAGATGAGGCCGAATATGCTGAATTCAACCGTATCGAGAGCGGGCGCAACTGGCCGGAAGGGGACTCTGTCGTTACCGGGCTCGGGCTTCATCTGGTGCACAAATTCCTGACCGGCGAGGATCTGACTCCAAGGGAAATATCCGCGAGGATCACTCCCGAGAGCGAAACAACGAAATGGTATGCCCGTTTTTATGGCCGGGCCTGTCGCAATTGGGCACTTGGTCTGATGTCGCTTGGTGGCTTTTTCATAGCCGGGGGGGTCGCTTCCAAAAATCCGATGTTTGTGAATGTTCCTGAATTCATGAATGAATTCCATAATTCGCATGTGTATGCCGATTTTCTTCACTCGGTACCGGTCAAACTCAATGGCAATGAGGAGAGCGGTCTGTTCGGGGCGGCATTCTATGGCGCGCAACTCCTGAATAATCTGGGAGGAGACGAATGAAGGCGGGGTTGATCAGGAAACTGCTGCTCATGTCCGTCATTGCCGTATTGATAGTTTTCTATTTCATTTTTGATTTAGGTCAGTATCTTTCTCTCGACTATCTCAAGGCCTCCCGCGAACGTTTTCAGCTTCTATACGATGATCATGCCCTCTTGATGCTGGGTGCCTATTTCATGATATATGTCGTTGTCACTGCGTTGGTCCTGCCTGCGGCAGCGGTGCTCACCCTGGCCGGGGGCGCACTGTTCGGCCTGACGGTCGGAGTCGTTGTGGTCTCTTTTGCCAGTACGGCTGGTGCCGCCCTGGCCTTTCTTGTATCCCGCTATGTCCTGCGGGATTTCGTGCAGCGGAAGTATGGAGGCAGGCTGGAACCCATCAACCGTGGCATCAGGGAGGACGGTGCGTTTTACCTCTTCACTTTGCGCTTGATCCCGGTCTTTCCGTTTTTCATCATCAATGCCGTCCTGGGCCTGACGTCCATGCGGCTTTTCACTTACGTTTGGGTCTCGCAGTTGGGTATGCTTCCGGCCACGGTGGTGTATGTGAATGCGGGCAAGGAGTTGGGGCAACTCGACTCCCTGTCGGGATTGTTGTCGCCGAGCCTGATCATTTCATTCGTTGTTCTCGGGTTGTTTCCCCTGGCGGTGAAGAAAATACTCGGGTGGTACCAGGCAAAGAGGCGCGCCAATGGCTGAATTCGATTATGACATAGGGGTCATCGGCGGGGGCGCAGCCGGGTTGACCGTGGCCTCCGGGGCAGCCCAATTGGGGGTGAAGACCGTGCTTATCGAACGTGCTTCACAGCTTGGCGGTGATTGTCTTCATACGGGATGCGTGCCCAGCAAGACGCTGATCCGGTCCGCGGCCATATATCATGAAATGCGGCAGTGCACCCGGTACGGTTTGCCGGAAGTGATCCTGCCGCCCGTGGACATGGCCAAAGTCAACCTGCGCATCAAAGAGGTCATCGACGCCATTCAGGTGCATGATTCCGAGGAGCGGTTTTGCGGACTGGGAGTCAAGATATTGTTCGGGGAGGCCCAGTTCGAGGACGACCACGTGGTCAATTGCTCGGGCACACGCATTTCCGCGAAATTCTGGGTTCTGGCCACTGGCTCCGAACCGGCATTGCCCTCGATTCCCGGATTGGTGGACGTGGATTACCTGACCAATGAAGATATGTTCAGCCTGAAAGATCTGCCGTCTTCCCTTGTCGTGCTCGGCGGAGGGCCAATCGGGTGCGAAATGGCCCAGGCCTTCAACCGTCTCGGCTCCAAGGTGCATATACTCCAGCGCAATTGCCAGCTTCTTTCTGCAGAGGATGCAGATATGGCGCAGGTAATCCAGGATGTTTTCCAAGAAGAAGGAGTGGATCTGGCTCTATGCGCCAATACCTCAATGGTGCGCAGGGTGCCTGGCGGGGTCGAAGTCGAATATGAGCGCGATGGCGAAACCCATGTGATCCAGGCGGAAAAAATACTTGTGGCCACTGGGCGCAGGCCGAGAACAAACGGTCTCAAGCTGGAAAACTGTGGGGTGGAATATGACCGGCGCGGGGTCAAGGTCGACGCCAGGCTGCGGACCAGCCAAAAACATATTTTTGCGGCCGGCGACGTGCTCGGCAGGTATCAGTTTACCCATGCTGCCGGGTATGAGGGCGGGATCGTCATTTCCAACGCGGTCTTTCGTCTGCCGCGTAAGGTTGACTACACCTGGCTGCCCTGGTGCACCTACACAGAACCCGAACTGGCCAGCGTGGGCATGAACGAAAAGCGCGCCAAGGCGGCGGGCATCGAGTGTGTGGTCTGGGAAGAGGCGTTCGGTGACAATGACCGGGCACGGGCCGAGGGTGGGGTGAACGGCAGGATAAAACTCGTTCTCGACCGAAGGGAAAAACCGCTCGGGGTACAGATTGCGGGTATCCATGCCGGTGAACTGATAGGACAATGGGTGGCTGCGTTGAACGGCAAGGTCGGGCTTTCCACCCTGGCCTCGGCCATTCAGCCATATCCCACCGTGGGCGAGATCAACAAGCGGGTGGCGGGCAAGGTTCTGTCATCCAAGTTGTTTTCGGACAGGGTCCGCAAGACGTTGAGCTTCATCTTCGATTACAAGGGCAGGGCCTGCACCCTTGATTAATTGGGCGGACACGGGTAGGTAGCCCGTCATTCGAACATCGTTGCAAGGAGATATTTCCGAATGGGTGACAAGAACAGATACCAGAAAATGTTTCCGGTTTCATGGGAGCAGCTGCATCGCGATTGCCGGGCCTTGTCCTGGCGGTTGATGGAAAAGGGGCCGTGGAAGGGCATCCTGGCTATCACCCGCGGCGGTTTGGTCCCTGCGGCTATCATAGCCCGCGAGTTGGATATTCACCTTATCGATACCATCTGCCTTTCTTCCTATGATTGGAAGAATCAAGGTGATGCCAAAATACTCAAGCAGGTGGATTCCGACGGCGATGGCTGGCTGCTCATAGACGACCTCGTGGATACGGGCAGGACCGCAAAAATCGCCCGCGACATGGTTTCCAAAGCGCATTTTGCCACGGTTTATGCAAAGCCCGAAGGCCGCCCCATGGTGGAGACATATATAACCGAAGTCAGCCAGGACACCTGGATTTTGTTCCCTTGGGATTCCGCTTCTCAGTTTGTGGAACCCATTGTCAAGATTACTGAATAGCTTGCTTTAAAATTTATTTTATATTGCAGTATGTTGTTTGTTCCATGGAGAATGGGCTCTTGCCCGAAAACGTGTGCTGAGATATGGAATTGGGATATTTAATAGCTAACGGAGAGGACCCCATGAAAAAAATGTTGAAAATGTTTGGTGTATCGGCTGTCTGCATGATGCTGATGCTGTCCCTTTTCGCTTGCGGCGAGGCCCCGCAGGAAAAAAAGGCCGAAGAGCCTGCAAAGGTTGAAGAGGCCGTTGCTCCCACTGAAGAGCCCAAGGTGATCAAGGCCGGTTTCGTTTACGTGTCTCCGGTCGGCGATGCAGGTTATTCCTATGCCCATGACCTGGGCCGTCAGGCTGTGGAAGCGCTGGACTACGCCACGACTTCCTTTGTCGAAGCCGTTCCCGAAGGCGCTGATTCCGAGCGCGTTATCCGCAACATGGCCCGCAAGGGTTTTGATATCATCTTCACCACCAGCTTCGGTTACATGGACCCGACCCTGAAGGTGGCCAAAGAATTTCCCGATGCCAAATTCATGCATTGCTCCGGTTTCAAGAAAGCGGCCAACGTGAGCAACTATTTCGGTCGCATCTATCAGGCCCGTTACCTGACCGGCCTGGTGGCCGGCGCCATGACCAAGACCAACAAGCTCGGATATGTAGCCGCTTTCCCCATTCCTGAAGTTATTCGGGGCATCAATGCCTACACCAGGGGCGTCCGCGAGATGAACCCGAATGCCGAAGTCCGCGTTGTCTGGACCAAGACATGGTATGACCCGGCGTTGGAAAAGGATGCTGCCAAGTCCCTGCTTGATGCAGGTTGCGACGTCATTGCTCAGCATCAGGATTCCCCGGCGCCGCAGGAAGCCGCACAGGAAGCTGGCGTTTACAGCGTGGGCTATAACTCCGACATGACCTCCTTCGCTCCCAAGGCGCACCTGACCTCCGCCATCTGGAATTGGGGTCCCGTGTACGTCAAGACCGTTGAACAGGTCCGTGACGGCTCCTGGCAGGGCGACCAATCCGTGTGGTGGTCCATGCAGGACGGCGTCGTGGACATCGCCCCCATGGGCCCGATGGTTCCCGAAGACGTCAAGACTCTCGTCAATGCCAAACGGGCTGAACTCGTGGCCGGCAAGGATTCCATTTTCACGGGTCCGGTCAAGAATCAGACGGGCGAAGTCATGATTGCAGAGGGCGTTGTCCCCTCCGATGGTGATCTGCTCGGAATGAATTGGTTTGTCGAAGGCGTTGTCGGCAACGTCAACTAACTTGAATACGTGCTGAAAATAAGAAAAAGAGATGAACCCTGGAAGTGGGGCGCCCTGGTTGTATTCCTGGGCGCCCTGCTCTTTTCCCTTTTAGTGAGCTCTCTGCTCCTGGCCTGGCAGGGAAAGGACGCACTCTTCGGGCTCAACGTTCTGTGGCAGGGGAGTTTCGGCAACCTGTGGGCCCTTGAAGGGGTGCTGCTCAAGTCCATTCCGCTTTTCCTCTGCTCTCTTGGGGTGGCTGTGGCCTTCCGCATGCAGATATGGAACATCGGCGCGGAGGGACAGTTTGCTCTGGGTGCCATCGGCGCCACGTGGATGGCCTTGCAGTTTCCCGATCTGCCGGGCTTTATCCTGCTGCCGATCATGTTCACCATGGCCTTCCTGCTGGGCGGAGCATGGGCGTTTATCCCCGCGTTTCTCAAGCTCAAGTTGCGCGTCAACGAGATCATCTCAACGCTGATGCTCAACTATGTGGCCATCCTGTTACTCGATTACCTGGTTTTCGGTATTTGGAAAGACCCTGCCAGCCACGGATTCCCCATGACGCCAGAATTCACTTCCGGCGCGGTTATTCCGTTCATCGGCTCCAGCCGCGTTCACTGGGGATTGTTGTTCTGTCTCGTCGTGGGGGTTGGCCTTTGGGGGTTCATGCGATTCACCCGGTTGGGCTTCGAACTGCAGGCCAGCGGCGAGGGAGCGC
Encoded proteins:
- the pal gene encoding peptidoglycan-associated lipoprotein Pal, with the translated sequence MRIKWYVCIVALLALSLLVFTGCAKKTTSTAPSDAKVEVNDDTQWTPPQQDTAVDEDALAAEAEARAKAEAVEELTSVTLHFAFNSYELNEESRSILALKANILRKFTDVNVVIEGHCDERGTEEYNLALGERRARASYEHLVILGVDPERMKIVSFGEEYPVDPAHNESAWAKNRRAEFVVK
- a CDS encoding phosphatidylglycerophosphatase A codes for the protein MLSNTPLDKFATGLATLGPIGHFPKAPGTWGSLAAIVASPWLFLPFTLWGRAAVLAAILAIGVWVCSRAEHVLGEKDPGCVIIDELFGQWLALLFFSAMPIWYLGIAFGLFRFFDIVKPWPVKWAETAFPGGLGVMLDDGVAGLYALGGIHLFHTVFSM
- a CDS encoding TOBE domain-containing protein, which codes for MNVSARNLIPGKIKKINVGMVNAEVVVEAAPGVEIVSVITKDSVERLGLKEGSDVKAMVKATSVMIVTD
- a CDS encoding GNAT family N-acetyltransferase, with the translated sequence MEGKNMRQATVQDLPEIVSIYNSTVATRLATADTKEVSVDSKLEWFQRHTPDKRPILVHETGDRIAAWVSFESFYGRPAYDHTAEISIYIDSEYRGQGLGKKLVQEAMDMTQGLNIKTLLGYIFSHNEPSIRLFKSFGFEEWGRLNDIAEMDGKEYSLSILGKRINS
- a CDS encoding DUF2007 domain-containing protein, which codes for MSNQLNLTTVFASFYAWEAHLAQHALEKNGIESYIIDAGMVSANWMYANAVGGVKLRVADRDADRARAILATTSVPKRQPAGEHPKDPDESHTAKGNSLWRCLYAIGTFFLLGVPLLFRPRK
- a CDS encoding flavodoxin family protein, producing MDNSFKILSFNGSHRSEEGFTDIVLSSFLQGAMSANAQCEVLYPSKQKIATCSGCGKCMFETPGVCNYTDDMTSVIAKMEQTDFLVFASPVYFDSMSSNLKKLIERLRVTLGAHFEFRIGRTYHVKRNKKEQKVVLIFTSGNPEEESFITISRIFHRIIDNMGWQLAGELHFPASHLLVTDPDLLLNQMKAVAMCGAEMATHGAIRKESLEAANKKYVNDPEAILEQMTQTILRIRKDRASGVC
- a CDS encoding MarR family winged helix-turn-helix transcriptional regulator, whose protein sequence is MSFQGRAEKSDEVPTKGLPEFITTDSYDKHVRTAFDAGCWYFSVGTCRLFLARLLRNLTSSHPSLGFLVDIATISRHIGCEVNLKKGTLDMHLQGRQTTGRFIALLHRMSSLYLGQELPSVKIGTGQYIFLAELFDEDGLSQEELTKRVFVDKANTARALKKLEDVGYVRRMPDKNDGRIKRVFLQPSARAIEKEFWNIITLWSEIICHEMPQERQDSVIRDLQTMAENAANHLQRY
- a CDS encoding Maf family protein; the encoded protein is MKKHGPFQSLSPIILASGSPRRRELLSDLGLAFEVHPSILDEPMPEQDESPLDYALRMAEIKTRDVAQRFKEKTVIGADTIVVHKHRIMGKPESKLDALEMLTALSGETHQVVTGFCLILPDGSTVSEAVSTDVDMRLSTEAELMGYIETGEPMDKAGAYAIQGIGTFLVTGIRGSYTNVVGLPVARVLEVLVSWGVVVPRQG
- a CDS encoding OmpA family protein, yielding MQKIEKRFTQDFTSFHQMEGSSSSHGMNDWAVPWSDLMMVMFVLFVVLFIYASSQQDVKVLFSHQSAEKAQSVSSLDPLIGLIGQIASRAEPGGSKDVVRMAEKEVLYRSRANGITVVRESPGQVRITLRGDLFFDEQSGELKPDSAQYLDEIAEVVRLSLGLVHVIGFADQSESEGAQSFILSSERAANVAEQLITRFNIAPKRLVITGRGAYQPELPDTSEANQALNRRVEIVIANNS
- a CDS encoding MotA/TolQ/ExbB proton channel family protein, with translation MNRKNYIGVAVSLIIFMCSFLLTGAAGAYFNLAAFLVVVSGLTAAMLISYPVKHVKNAFRVARNAYSNGQSTAEEIVNTLLDLSVKSKVDGVLSLERSANKATSSFMKNGLILLVDNYKEEEIRECLNAEMAFFNLRRQQSERFFLTLARTAPAFGVAGSVIGLIGLLMGINDTAVILKNIPVAFISTLYGLVLSHLIFSPIAENINFSTRAELLNQKLVMEGIVAISKEQNSYKLERKLASFLTPSEREGKTETLRRITRKYVQKKTQPVELADMAQGGVMEKATEAA
- a CDS encoding glucokinase; amino-acid sequence: MAKILAADIGGTNSRFALFESHDAGLAMVDSIWLETHGAATFPQLLEQLWESDFSAHPGGFDAAVLAPAGAVIGGKVCPYLPNAPWGIDIREVNFGTKAVCLINDFSAQAFACRTSAVENALVIQEGEGVDGETIGVIGAGTGLGYSALLKVGDNWTALPSEGGHMAFPFIGRDEAEYAEFNRIESGRNWPEGDSVVTGLGLHLVHKFLTGEDLTPREISARITPESETTKWYARFYGRACRNWALGLMSLGGFFIAGGVASKNPMFVNVPEFMNEFHNSHVYADFLHSVPVKLNGNEESGLFGAAFYGAQLLNNLGGDE
- a CDS encoding TVP38/TMEM64 family protein, giving the protein MKAGLIRKLLLMSVIAVLIVFYFIFDLGQYLSLDYLKASRERFQLLYDDHALLMLGAYFMIYVVVTALVLPAAAVLTLAGGALFGLTVGVVVVSFASTAGAALAFLVSRYVLRDFVQRKYGGRLEPINRGIREDGAFYLFTLRLIPVFPFFIINAVLGLTSMRLFTYVWVSQLGMLPATVVYVNAGKELGQLDSLSGLLSPSLIISFVVLGLFPLAVKKILGWYQAKRRANG